The Winogradskyella schleiferi genome has a window encoding:
- a CDS encoding lipid-A-disaccharide synthase N-terminal domain-containing protein has translation MKDWIIYSIGFLAQILFSSRLIIQWVTSEKQRKVITPKTFWTLSLIASFLLFIYGYLRLDFAIMLGQSLTYFIYIRNLQLQGQWQKFPKIVQYLLFFVPIFIVVFYFNNNKIDVDLLFKNVDIPTWLLILGIVAQVVFTLRFVYQWLHSERNKESTLPMGFWVLSLIGAGLILTYAIIRRDPVLFIGHLFGLVIYARNAYLIRQTND, from the coding sequence ATGAAAGATTGGATCATTTACAGCATCGGATTTTTAGCTCAGATATTATTTTCATCTCGGCTTATTATTCAATGGGTCACGTCGGAAAAACAACGAAAGGTCATTACTCCAAAAACGTTTTGGACATTGAGTTTAATAGCCTCATTCCTCTTATTTATATATGGTTATTTGCGATTGGATTTTGCCATAATGTTAGGTCAGAGTTTAACCTATTTTATTTATATAAGAAATCTACAACTACAAGGGCAATGGCAGAAATTTCCGAAAATTGTGCAATACCTGTTGTTTTTTGTTCCTATTTTTATTGTCGTTTTTTATTTCAATAACAACAAAATAGATGTTGATTTGTTATTTAAAAATGTTGACATCCCAACTTGGTTATTAATTTTAGGTATAGTTGCACAAGTAGTCTTTACGTTACGTTTTGTATATCAATGGCTCCATTCCGAACGCAATAAAGAATCCACGTTGCCTATGGGATTTTGGGTTTTGAGTTTAATTGGAGCAGGTTTAATATTAACGTATGCCATTATCAGAAGAGATCCCGTTTTATTTATAGGCCATTTATTCGGTCTCGTCATTTATGCTCGTAATGCGTATTTA